In Granulicatella elegans, one genomic interval encodes:
- the hslV gene encoding HslVU peptidase proteolytic subunit, with amino-acid sequence MTTICAVKKGNQSAIAGDGQITMGERIIMKGSARKIRRIFGGEVVVGFAGGVADAITLEEMFEDQLKQFKGNLQRAAIELAKQWRTDRTLQKLEAMLIVMNKDQLLLVSGTGEVIEPDDGILTIGSGGNFALSAARALLRLGDENLSAEDIARESLKVASEIDVYTNDAIITEVV; translated from the coding sequence ATGACAACAATATGTGCCGTTAAAAAAGGAAATCAATCTGCTATTGCAGGTGACGGTCAAATTACCATGGGTGAAAGAATTATTATGAAAGGTAGCGCTAGAAAAATTAGACGCATTTTCGGTGGAGAAGTCGTTGTTGGTTTTGCTGGTGGGGTTGCAGATGCGATTACTTTAGAAGAAATGTTTGAAGACCAATTAAAGCAATTTAAAGGGAATTTGCAACGTGCAGCTATTGAATTAGCAAAACAATGGAGAACAGATCGTACCTTACAAAAATTAGAAGCGATGCTAATTGTGATGAATAAAGATCAATTATTATTAGTTTCTGGTACTGGTGAAGTGATTGAGCCAGATGATGGGATTTTAACGATTGGCTCAGGTGGAAATTTTGCATTATCAGCTGCTAGAGCTTTACTACGACTTGGGGATGAAAATTTAAGCGCAGAAGATATTGCTAGAGAAAGTTTAAAAGTTGCTTCAGAAATTGATGTGTATACAAATGATGCAATTATTACAGAAGTAGTATAG
- the hslU gene encoding ATP-dependent protease ATPase subunit HslU → MNSKISKTPREVVQELDQFIVGQASAKRALAVALRNRYRRLLLDEEMQKEVTPKNLLMIGPTGVGKTELARRLAKLVDAPFVKVEATKFTEVGYVGRDVESMVRDLVENAITIVHKQKQEDVRPQAYDKAVRKLAKILKPGIMKKVANPQQDSLMGLFQSMGLPKPDLPQEEKEEVTEEIAASRREIEKQLRNGLLKNQEVTIEVEEKPLRMTGNSNGMEQMMQIQSMLDQMTPKKRSKRTVSVEEALDILTEQEADQLVNKDDVHAEALKLAETSGIIFIDEIDKIAAKGHHGGEVSREGVQRDILPIVEGSQVQTKYGAIQTDHILFIASGAFHVAKPSDLMPELQGRFPIRVELQDLSKEDFERILTEPKNALLKQYKALLATENVEVIFTKEAVSSLARTAFEVNSNMENIGARRLHTILETLLEELLFEAPQMQMGSIQITEQYVESKLNTITADRDLSRYIL, encoded by the coding sequence ATGAATTCAAAAATTAGTAAGACACCTAGAGAGGTCGTACAAGAATTAGACCAATTTATTGTAGGACAGGCTAGTGCTAAACGAGCTTTAGCAGTTGCGCTACGTAATCGTTATCGTCGTTTATTATTAGATGAAGAAATGCAAAAAGAAGTGACTCCTAAAAACTTATTAATGATTGGACCAACAGGTGTAGGGAAAACGGAATTAGCGAGACGTTTAGCAAAACTTGTGGATGCACCATTTGTTAAAGTTGAAGCGACTAAATTTACAGAAGTGGGTTATGTCGGTCGTGATGTTGAATCGATGGTTCGTGATTTAGTAGAAAATGCGATTACTATCGTGCATAAACAAAAACAAGAAGACGTACGTCCGCAAGCTTATGATAAGGCTGTACGTAAATTAGCAAAAATTTTAAAACCTGGCATCATGAAAAAAGTGGCGAATCCGCAACAAGATTCTCTAATGGGATTATTCCAATCAATGGGCTTACCAAAACCAGATCTACCACAAGAGGAAAAAGAAGAAGTAACAGAGGAAATTGCTGCATCAAGACGTGAAATTGAGAAACAATTGAGAAATGGTTTATTAAAAAATCAAGAAGTTACGATTGAAGTAGAAGAAAAGCCATTACGTATGACAGGAAATTCAAATGGAATGGAGCAAATGATGCAAATCCAATCCATGTTAGATCAAATGACCCCTAAAAAACGTTCAAAACGTACTGTTAGTGTAGAAGAAGCGTTAGATATTTTAACAGAACAAGAAGCTGATCAATTAGTGAATAAAGATGATGTCCATGCAGAAGCATTAAAATTAGCAGAGACATCAGGTATTATTTTTATTGATGAAATTGATAAAATTGCTGCTAAAGGACATCATGGAGGGGAAGTTTCTAGAGAAGGTGTTCAAAGAGATATTTTACCAATCGTAGAAGGAAGCCAAGTTCAAACTAAATATGGTGCTATTCAAACAGATCATATTTTATTCATTGCTTCAGGAGCTTTCCATGTTGCTAAACCAAGTGATTTAATGCCTGAATTACAAGGTCGTTTCCCAATTCGTGTGGAATTACAAGATTTATCAAAAGAAGATTTCGAACGTATTTTAACAGAACCGAAGAATGCCTTATTAAAACAATATAAAGCATTATTGGCTACTGAAAATGTTGAAGTTATCTTCACAAAAGAAGCTGTTTCTTCACTTGCTAGAACAGCATTTGAAGTGAATAGTAATATGGAAAATATTGGAGCACGAAGATTGCATACTATTCTAGAAACATTATTAGAAGAATTATTATTTGAAGCTCCTCAGATGCAAATGGGAAGTATTCAAATAACTGAGCAATATGTGGAATCAAAATTAAATACAATCACAGCAGATCGTGATTTAAGCCGTTATATTTTATAG
- the codY gene encoding GTP-sensing pleiotropic transcriptional regulator CodY → MQQVLKDLRKINTVLQYDNLWTLDEKADLPFNTLSDVLGTLLKVDLFIASPEGRILGVHDQFELNNARIHEYVSTRQFPDFYVNALNSIETNLENISVDAELTIFPVELKQEYLEAKTTIIPIYASGNRLGFVVMGKAKESFSAGDLILAEHAATAIGTELLHWQTKRIEQENREKQNVHLALKSLSYSEIEAIKIILSLFEGIELRFTALKIAKEFDITRTVIVNAIRKLESAGILESRSLGTKGTFLRIKNQHIHQALNAELANL, encoded by the coding sequence TTGCAACAAGTACTAAAGGATTTAAGAAAAATCAATACGGTTTTACAATATGATAATTTATGGACATTAGATGAAAAGGCTGATTTACCATTTAATACTTTAAGTGATGTATTAGGGACTCTATTGAAAGTGGATTTATTTATTGCTTCACCAGAAGGAAGAATTTTAGGTGTGCATGATCAATTCGAGTTAAATAATGCTCGGATACATGAATATGTTTCAACAAGACAATTTCCTGATTTTTATGTGAATGCTTTGAATTCCATTGAAACAAATTTAGAAAATATTTCAGTAGATGCTGAATTAACTATTTTTCCTGTGGAACTAAAACAGGAATATCTTGAAGCAAAAACAACGATTATTCCGATATATGCTTCTGGAAACCGGTTAGGATTTGTTGTGATGGGAAAAGCTAAAGAATCGTTTTCAGCGGGTGATTTGATTTTAGCAGAGCATGCAGCAACCGCAATTGGAACCGAGTTATTGCACTGGCAAACAAAACGAATTGAACAAGAAAACCGAGAAAAACAAAATGTCCATTTAGCATTAAAATCTCTTTCTTATAGTGAAATTGAAGCGATAAAAATTATTTTATCCTTATTTGAAGGAATTGAATTACGATTCACTGCATTGAAAATTGCCAAAGAGTTTGATATCACACGTACGGTAATTGTGAATGCGATTCGTAAACTAGAATCTGCAGGCATACTTGAAAGTAGAAGTTTAGGAACAAAAGGAACCTTCCTACGAATCAAGAACCAACACATTCACCAAGCATTGAATGCTGAATTAGCTAATTTATAG
- the plsY gene encoding glycerol-3-phosphate 1-O-acyltransferase PlsY, with the protein MLSIVLGATMAYLLGSIPSGLWIGRKFFQIDIRQHGSGNLGATNSFRILGKKAGTIVLLMDLLKGSISVLLLQQMDLQGISPLIIALFAVIGHTYPLFANFKGGKAVATFAGVILAYKPELLIPCLFLFIIVLSISKMVSFTSMLTISIGVLASLYFHDMVLTTVALIVDLFIIYRHRTNIQRILNGTEPKVDIFKRKKSL; encoded by the coding sequence ATGCTATCCATTGTTTTAGGTGCTACGATGGCATACTTATTAGGATCCATTCCTTCTGGTTTATGGATTGGACGTAAGTTTTTTCAAATTGATATTAGACAACACGGAAGTGGAAATTTAGGAGCTACGAATTCGTTTAGAATTCTTGGTAAAAAAGCAGGAACTATTGTTTTACTGATGGATCTTTTAAAAGGTTCGATTAGTGTTCTTCTTTTACAACAAATGGATTTACAGGGAATTTCCCCACTCATTATTGCACTGTTTGCTGTGATTGGTCATACGTATCCATTATTTGCAAATTTTAAGGGTGGTAAAGCTGTGGCAACTTTTGCTGGAGTTATATTAGCGTATAAACCAGAATTACTAATTCCTTGTTTATTTTTATTTATCATTGTTTTATCGATTTCTAAAATGGTGAGTTTTACTAGTATGCTTACGATTTCCATCGGTGTACTAGCATCTCTTTACTTCCACGATATGGTTTTAACAACGGTTGCATTGATTGTTGATTTGTTTATAATTTATCGACACCGTACGAATATTCAAAGAATTTTAAATGGTACCGAACCGAAAGTTGATATTTTTAAACGGAAGAAAAGCTTGTAA
- the parE gene encoding DNA topoisomerase IV subunit B translates to MSKVTNQYNDDSIQVLEGLEAVRKRPGMYIGSTDHRGLHHLAYEIVDNAVDEALSGYASKIDVTIHKDGSLSVRDNGRGMPTGKHASGIPTIQVIFTVLHAGGKFGQGGYKTSGGLHGVGASVVNALSDWLEVEVLRDGVLYTQTFKIGGEKVSSIKKEKTNRKGSGTTVRFLPSKHIFSTIVWSYETLAERLRESAFLLKGLTITLTDERTDTSDEFCYEEGIRNFIQYLNEEKDTLSPIVDFNSTIDGVETEFAFQYNDGYSETILSFVNNVRTKDGGTHEVGMKTALTKAFNEYARKVGLLKEKDKNLEGSDVREGLTAIVSLRVPEEILQFEGQTKDKLGTPVARSIVDNTIFEQLGIFLTENGEIAQELIRKALKAREAREASRKAREESRNGKKGKKKETLLSGKLTPAQGKNPKKNELYLVEGDSAGGSAKQGRDRKFQAILPLRGKVINTEKASLSDILKNEEINTIIYTIGAGVGTDFNIEDCNYDKIVIMTDADTDGAHIQVLLLTFFYRYMKPLIEAGKVYLALPPLFKISKGTGKKQVVEYAWTEKELEEKIKKVGKGYLLQRYKGLGEMNADQLWETTMNPESRTLIRVVIDDKAQAERRVSTLMGNKVEPRRKWIESHVEFSLEDGKSILETEGHLTVSEQPKVSKANKEEINSPSSVEQLSLLMEEE, encoded by the coding sequence ATGAGTAAAGTCACTAACCAATATAATGATGATTCAATTCAAGTATTAGAAGGCTTAGAAGCCGTTCGAAAACGTCCAGGGATGTATATCGGTTCAACTGACCATCGTGGATTGCATCATCTTGCCTATGAAATTGTCGATAATGCAGTGGATGAAGCCTTATCTGGATATGCAAGTAAGATTGATGTCACAATTCATAAAGATGGCTCACTATCTGTAAGAGATAATGGGCGAGGAATGCCAACTGGAAAACATGCTTCAGGAATTCCAACAATTCAAGTCATTTTTACCGTTTTACATGCTGGGGGTAAATTTGGACAAGGTGGATATAAAACTTCTGGAGGACTTCATGGGGTAGGTGCCAGCGTTGTAAATGCCTTATCTGATTGGTTAGAAGTTGAAGTATTACGTGATGGCGTATTATATACTCAAACATTTAAAATTGGTGGAGAAAAAGTTAGTTCTATAAAAAAAGAAAAAACAAATCGTAAAGGTTCTGGGACAACGGTTCGTTTCTTACCAAGCAAACATATTTTTTCAACTATCGTTTGGTCTTATGAAACTTTAGCGGAACGTTTACGTGAATCTGCCTTTTTATTAAAAGGATTAACGATTACATTAACAGATGAAAGAACCGATACAAGTGATGAATTTTGCTATGAAGAAGGTATCCGTAATTTCATTCAATATTTGAATGAAGAAAAAGATACCTTATCACCAATTGTAGATTTTAATAGTACGATTGATGGAGTAGAAACAGAATTTGCCTTCCAATATAATGATGGCTATTCTGAAACGATTTTATCATTTGTGAATAATGTTCGTACTAAAGATGGTGGAACTCACGAAGTAGGGATGAAAACTGCCTTAACAAAAGCTTTTAATGAATATGCTCGTAAAGTAGGGCTATTAAAAGAAAAAGATAAAAATCTTGAAGGTAGTGACGTTCGTGAAGGATTAACAGCGATTGTTTCTTTACGTGTCCCAGAAGAGATTTTACAATTTGAAGGGCAAACGAAAGATAAATTAGGAACTCCAGTTGCAAGAAGTATTGTAGATAATACGATTTTTGAACAATTAGGAATCTTTTTAACAGAAAATGGTGAAATTGCTCAAGAATTAATTCGTAAAGCGCTAAAAGCAAGAGAAGCACGTGAAGCGAGTCGTAAAGCAAGAGAAGAGAGCCGTAATGGTAAAAAAGGGAAGAAAAAAGAAACCCTTCTATCCGGAAAATTAACACCTGCTCAAGGGAAAAATCCTAAAAAGAATGAACTTTACTTAGTAGAGGGAGATTCCGCGGGTGGTTCTGCTAAACAAGGCCGTGACCGTAAATTCCAAGCAATCTTACCATTGCGTGGTAAAGTCATTAATACGGAGAAAGCTTCTCTTTCTGATATTTTAAAAAATGAAGAAATTAATACAATCATTTATACAATCGGTGCTGGAGTTGGAACTGACTTTAATATTGAAGATTGTAATTACGATAAAATTGTCATTATGACCGATGCGGATACCGATGGAGCTCATATTCAAGTATTATTATTAACATTCTTCTATCGTTATATGAAACCATTAATTGAAGCAGGAAAAGTATATTTAGCTTTACCTCCATTATTCAAGATTTCGAAAGGAACGGGTAAAAAACAAGTTGTAGAATACGCTTGGACTGAAAAAGAATTAGAAGAAAAAATTAAAAAAGTTGGTAAAGGATACTTATTACAACGTTATAAAGGTCTTGGCGAAATGAATGCAGACCAATTATGGGAAACAACGATGAATCCGGAGTCCAGAACACTCATTCGTGTTGTGATTGATGATAAAGCTCAAGCAGAACGTCGAGTGAGTACATTAATGGGAAATAAAGTTGAACCACGTAGAAAATGG